The following coding sequences lie in one Terriglobia bacterium genomic window:
- a CDS encoding tetratricopeptide repeat protein — MAKTHRKAGAVRSDKRQPAQRLDILVYILLLLTTLAVYSQVRSYDFVNYDDREYVSENSHVRAGLTWESMVWAFTSDYDGNWLPLTWLSHMADCQLFGLRSGLHHLTNVLFHTLSTLLLFAFLKRMTGSRWRSAFVACLFALHPLHVESVAWVTERKDVLSCFFWFLALWAYLRYVERPRPGRYLIVLVSFCLGLMSKSMIITLPFVLLLLDFWPLRRIRVPGSTVPGEPKQKLRLDLEAKPGVGSVLREKVPFFALSACMAAVTFMVQRRGGAVISLDWIPLGTRLATALISYIVYIAKVFWPWRLAAFYPHPLELPAWQVITAGLAVAGISVLVLRSIRRFPYLAVGWFWYLGTLVPVIGLVQVGMQARADRYTYIPSVGILLMLAWGAADLFERRPRGKYVLAGLATAACAACLILTWFQIQYWKDSASLFQHALRITADNQVAHNGLGVALVEQGKMDDAIWHYQEAIRIRPNYPEAHANLGDVYLRLRRTGEAIQQLSEAIRLNPDSPEARINLGIALGALGKTDDSIAQLLEAVRIWPGSANAHYNLGNVYAGVGRLSEATAQFYQAVRLEPDNAEAHYNLGVTLARQDNMSGAIAEFATAIRLKPDYAGAHNNLGSALANLGRIDEAIAEFSEAVRLSPDSEEARRNLEYARSLKK, encoded by the coding sequence ATGGCTAAGACTCACCGAAAAGCCGGAGCAGTCCGGTCGGATAAGCGGCAACCCGCCCAGCGGCTTGACATTCTCGTATACATCCTCCTGCTCCTTACTACGCTCGCCGTCTACAGTCAGGTTCGAAGCTACGATTTCGTCAACTACGATGACCGCGAATACGTCAGCGAAAACTCCCACGTGCGCGCCGGACTGACCTGGGAGAGCATGGTTTGGGCCTTCACCTCCGACTATGACGGCAATTGGCTTCCGTTGACCTGGCTTTCGCACATGGCGGATTGCCAGCTTTTCGGGCTGCGCAGCGGGCTGCACCATCTGACCAACGTGCTCTTTCACACCCTGAGCACGCTGCTTCTCTTCGCGTTCCTCAAGCGCATGACCGGGTCGCGCTGGCGCAGTGCCTTTGTCGCATGCCTGTTCGCGCTTCACCCCTTGCACGTCGAGTCCGTTGCATGGGTGACGGAACGCAAAGATGTCCTGAGCTGTTTTTTCTGGTTTCTGGCTCTGTGGGCCTACCTTCGCTATGTCGAGCGGCCGAGGCCGGGCCGATACCTGATCGTTCTCGTTTCGTTTTGCCTGGGCCTGATGTCCAAATCGATGATCATCACCCTGCCGTTTGTTTTGCTGCTGCTGGACTTCTGGCCGTTGCGGCGCATCCGGGTTCCGGGATCCACGGTGCCGGGCGAGCCGAAGCAAAAGCTGCGGCTCGACCTTGAAGCGAAGCCTGGTGTCGGCAGTGTTCTTCGGGAAAAGGTGCCATTCTTCGCGCTTTCGGCCTGCATGGCGGCCGTAACTTTCATGGTCCAACGACGCGGGGGAGCCGTGATCTCGCTGGACTGGATCCCTCTGGGCACTCGCCTCGCAACCGCCCTCATTTCCTATATCGTCTACATCGCGAAGGTGTTCTGGCCCTGGAGGCTGGCAGCCTTTTACCCGCATCCGTTGGAGTTGCCGGCCTGGCAAGTCATAACGGCCGGTCTCGCGGTGGCGGGCATCTCGGTTCTGGTGCTGCGCTCCATCAGGCGTTTTCCCTATCTTGCTGTAGGGTGGTTCTGGTATCTGGGCACGCTGGTCCCTGTGATCGGACTGGTTCAGGTCGGGATGCAGGCTCGCGCTGATCGGTACACTTACATACCCTCGGTCGGGATCCTCCTGATGCTGGCCTGGGGTGCGGCCGACCTTTTCGAGCGCCGGCCGCGGGGGAAATATGTGCTCGCGGGTCTGGCGACGGCGGCCTGTGCGGCCTGCCTGATACTCACCTGGTTTCAGATACAATATTGGAAGGACAGTGCATCTCTCTTCCAGCATGCGCTGAGGATTACGGCCGACAATCAGGTGGCGCACAACGGCTTGGGTGTTGCGCTGGTGGAGCAGGGGAAGATGGACGATGCCATCTGGCACTACCAGGAGGCAATCAGGATAAGACCCAACTATCCGGAAGCGCATGCGAACCTCGGGGATGTCTACCTCAGGCTGCGACGGACCGGCGAGGCGATCCAGCAGCTCTCGGAGGCCATACGCCTGAATCCGGATTCTCCCGAGGCCCGCATTAATCTGGGCATCGCCTTAGGCGCCCTCGGAAAGACAGACGACTCGATAGCGCAACTGCTCGAAGCAGTAAGGATATGGCCCGGCTCCGCGAATGCCCACTATAACCTGGGCAACGTCTACGCCGGTGTGGGACGACTGTCCGAAGCTACAGCTCAATTTTATCAGGCGGTCCGGCTGGAGCCCGATAATGCCGAGGCTCACTACAATCTGGGCGTCACCTTGGCCCGCCAGGACAATATGAGTGGGGCGATCGCCGAGTTCGCGACCGCGATCCGATTGAAACCAGACTATGCCGGCGCGCACAACAATCTCGGCAGCGCGCTGGCCAACCTGGGACGTATCGACGAAGCGATCGCGGAATTTTCGGAAGCAGTGCGTCTCAGCCCGGACTCCGAGGAGGCGCGGCGCAATCTGGAATATGCCCGTTCCCTAAAGAAATGA
- a CDS encoding diguanylate cyclase produces the protein MKLAPLWNRDKLEDPILPKSRISQEIESLRQKIADLESLEFELAKAELALSHAAADAAPATPDQIKNEITKRLGYFPLFFAPAADFPEVLQDLWRQSLAGYYNNPIPELLKEKLFIQLARYCAAPYSIVTHSCNLHGLGIPATDILVLLQKPAPSTEGDLAHIIGILSGVSHPLPGWPDPDSELEETLVFACILFYLKPAEAEASHVELRRLLTTINYEHLIRFLAYVKASHLWLEAHPEISYHSDPQVRAHLLTMLRDEPRLASLFRNYFWEFGTDRRRLQAEEALRASEERYRELFENANDMVFTMDLGGNLTSLNKAAERITGYSRAEALQMKLSQFVALDCQEVARKMMARQESPATYELEIITREGQRVALEISTHIIFHDGKPVGVQGIARDITERKKTEEALQQAKQNLEAWVHELEQRTREMTLLSEMGDMLRACLTTEEAYTVIVRVAQQIFPVQAGALYAITSSRNLVEAVAVWGDSSMVERVFAPDECWGLRRGRVHWVEDSGVGLLCKHLPHPAPEGYLCVPMMAQSEALGILYLTQPASARLTEAKQRLAVAMAEHIAMALSNLKLHETLRSQSIRDPLTGLFNRRFMEESLALELRRAVRNQRPLGVIMLDLDRFKHFNDSYGHDAGDTLLRELGTLLQTNIRGEDIACRYGGEEFTLILPEGSADVTQQRAEALREAIKHMDVLHRGRPLGRITASLGVAIFPEHGRTAEALLLAADAALYQSKDFGGDHVTTAK, from the coding sequence GTGAAATTGGCGCCGCTCTGGAACAGAGACAAGCTCGAAGACCCGATCTTGCCCAAAAGCAGGATCAGTCAGGAAATCGAATCGCTGCGTCAGAAGATCGCCGATCTTGAAAGCCTCGAGTTCGAACTGGCCAAGGCGGAACTGGCGCTGAGCCATGCGGCCGCGGATGCGGCGCCTGCGACCCCGGACCAGATCAAAAACGAGATCACCAAGAGGCTTGGCTATTTCCCGCTCTTTTTCGCGCCTGCAGCCGATTTCCCGGAAGTGCTCCAGGACCTCTGGCGGCAGAGCCTCGCGGGATATTACAACAATCCCATCCCCGAACTGCTGAAGGAGAAACTGTTTATCCAGCTCGCGCGCTATTGTGCCGCACCCTATTCCATCGTCACGCACAGCTGCAATCTCCACGGCCTTGGGATCCCGGCCACGGATATTCTCGTCCTCCTGCAGAAGCCTGCTCCTTCGACCGAGGGAGATCTGGCACACATTATCGGCATTTTATCGGGAGTATCTCACCCCCTGCCCGGCTGGCCTGATCCGGATTCGGAGCTGGAAGAGACTCTCGTATTCGCCTGCATCCTCTTCTACCTCAAACCCGCCGAAGCGGAAGCATCCCATGTGGAACTCCGGCGTCTTCTGACGACGATAAACTACGAGCATCTGATCCGCTTTCTCGCCTATGTGAAGGCGTCCCACCTGTGGCTGGAGGCCCATCCCGAGATTTCCTACCATTCCGACCCACAGGTCCGGGCGCACCTCCTCACCATGCTGCGGGACGAGCCGCGACTGGCCTCCCTTTTTCGGAACTACTTCTGGGAATTCGGCACTGACCGCCGCAGGCTGCAGGCCGAGGAGGCACTCCGCGCGAGCGAGGAACGCTATCGGGAGCTGTTCGAGAATGCCAACGACATGGTCTTCACCATGGACCTCGGTGGCAACCTCACCTCGCTCAACAAGGCTGCCGAGAGGATTACGGGGTATTCCCGCGCAGAGGCGCTCCAGATGAAGCTTTCGCAGTTTGTAGCCCTCGATTGCCAGGAGGTCGCCCGCAAGATGATGGCGCGCCAGGAGAGCCCCGCGACTTACGAACTGGAGATCATCACCAGGGAAGGCCAGCGGGTAGCGCTCGAAATCAGCACCCACATCATCTTCCACGACGGCAAGCCTGTAGGGGTGCAGGGCATCGCCCGCGACATTACGGAAAGAAAGAAAACCGAGGAGGCGCTCCAGCAAGCAAAGCAGAACCTCGAGGCCTGGGTACACGAACTCGAACAGCGCACGCGCGAAATGACCCTCCTCAGCGAAATGGGCGACATGCTGCGCGCCTGCCTCACGACCGAAGAGGCGTACACGGTTATCGTCAGAGTGGCACAGCAGATCTTCCCGGTGCAGGCAGGAGCCCTGTATGCCATCACGTCGTCGCGCAATCTCGTGGAAGCCGTTGCCGTGTGGGGCGACTCCTCCATGGTCGAGCGCGTGTTTGCACCGGACGAATGCTGGGGCCTGCGCCGCGGCCGGGTTCACTGGGTGGAGGACTCCGGCGTCGGCCTGCTGTGCAAGCACCTTCCGCACCCAGCCCCCGAGGGCTATCTCTGCGTCCCCATGATGGCCCAGAGCGAAGCGCTCGGAATCCTCTATCTCACGCAGCCTGCCAGCGCCCGCCTGACGGAGGCGAAGCAGCGGCTGGCCGTGGCCATGGCCGAGCACATCGCGATGGCCCTCTCCAACCTCAAGCTGCACGAAACCCTGCGCAGCCAGTCGATCCGCGATCCGCTCACAGGCCTGTTCAACCGGCGTTTCATGGAGGAGTCGCTCGCGCTCGAGTTGCGGCGTGCGGTACGCAATCAGCGTCCCCTCGGCGTGATCATGCTCGATCTGGATCGCTTCAAGCATTTCAACGACAGCTACGGCCACGACGCCGGCGACACTCTGCTGCGCGAGCTGGGCACCTTACTTCAAACCAACATCCGGGGCGAAGACATCGCCTGCCGCTACGGGGGGGAAGAGTTCACCCTGATCCTGCCGGAAGGGAGCGCCGATGTGACGCAGCAGCGGGCGGAGGCGTTGCGCGAGGCGATCAAGCACATGGATGTGCTGCATCGGGGCCGGCCGCTCGGCCGCATCACCGCATCGCTGGGAGTCGCCATTTTCCCCGAGCACGGCCGCACCGCCGAAGCCCTGTTGCTCGCGGCCGACGCCGCACTCTATCAGAGCAAGGATTTCGGCGGCGACCACGTCACCACCGCAAAGTAA
- a CDS encoding ABC transporter permease — protein MRVLTIAGNTFRENIRDKVLYNLILFALLMILSSFVLGQLTLGYEDKVIIDLGLSSISVFGTLIAIFIGIGLVYKELERRTVYALLAKPVHRWEFILGKYLGLLFTLLVNVAIMTVGLALTLAYHGGVSLSGYLHLLPAVYLIFLSLALTTAVALLFSAFSTPALSALFTFFLWIIGHFNADLLQFARLTKSAVAEFVSMIFYYVLPNISNFSTLDSRNVIQSAAYYEPINAAAIGWATVYAILYCSVLLAAAATIFSRRDFK, from the coding sequence ATGCGGGTACTCACCATTGCCGGGAACACCTTTCGCGAGAATATTCGGGACAAGGTGCTTTACAATCTCATCCTTTTTGCGCTGCTCATGATCCTCAGCTCGTTTGTGCTCGGGCAGCTGACGCTGGGTTATGAGGACAAGGTCATCATCGATCTTGGCTTGTCGTCCATTTCGGTATTCGGGACCCTGATCGCCATCTTCATCGGCATCGGCCTGGTCTACAAAGAACTGGAACGGCGGACGGTTTATGCGCTTCTGGCGAAACCGGTACATCGATGGGAATTCATTCTGGGCAAGTATCTGGGGCTGCTTTTCACACTCCTGGTGAATGTCGCGATCATGACCGTCGGCCTCGCCCTTACGCTCGCTTACCACGGCGGTGTCTCATTGTCCGGCTATCTTCATCTTCTCCCGGCTGTCTATCTCATTTTTCTTTCGCTGGCACTGACCACCGCGGTAGCGCTGCTGTTTTCCGCTTTTTCGACGCCGGCACTGTCGGCGCTGTTCACCTTCTTTCTCTGGATCATCGGTCACTTCAATGCGGATCTCCTGCAGTTCGCGCGCCTGACCAAGTCGGCCGTCGCCGAGTTTGTTTCCATGATTTTCTATTATGTTCTCCCCAACATCTCGAATTTCAGCACTCTGGACAGCCGCAACGTCATCCAGAGCGCAGCCTACTATGAACCGATCAACGCGGCCGCAATCGGCTGGGCTACAGTTTACGCCATTCTCTACTGCTCGGTTCTGCTGGCCGCCGCCGCAACCATTTTTTCGCGCAGGGATTTCAAATGA
- a CDS encoding ABC transporter ATP-binding protein — MAIIEIEGLTKDFQVGFWKKHPVRALDGLNLCVEQGEVFGFLGPNGAGKTTTLKLLMNLIRPTAGSARVFGEPVSSVSMRQRIGFLPENPYFYDYLTAEELLLYVGKLFGMRGSALGNKVRTLLENVGLLDARRLPLRKFSKGMIQRIGLAQAMINDPEAVFLDEPMSGLDPLGRREVRRAILGLKGNGVTVFFSSHILPDVEALCDRVAILNRGRLQQVGALHDILKVRIEAHEIVLAGISTETSAGLKPMCEEMIPMGERIQLRAASPQQVESIISYALAHGAGLVSVNPIRPSLEDHFFTQVTGDRDN; from the coding sequence ATGGCCATCATCGAAATTGAAGGTCTGACAAAGGATTTCCAGGTTGGCTTCTGGAAGAAGCATCCCGTGCGGGCGCTCGATGGGCTGAACCTGTGCGTGGAACAGGGGGAGGTTTTCGGTTTCCTCGGGCCGAACGGTGCGGGGAAGACCACGACCCTGAAGCTCCTGATGAACCTCATCCGGCCCACTGCGGGCTCTGCACGGGTTTTCGGCGAACCCGTTTCATCCGTGTCGATGCGCCAGCGCATCGGATTTCTGCCCGAGAATCCTTATTTCTACGACTATCTCACGGCGGAAGAACTGCTGCTGTATGTCGGGAAGCTCTTCGGCATGCGGGGATCTGCGCTGGGCAACAAGGTGCGCACCTTGTTGGAGAATGTCGGGCTGCTGGATGCGCGCAGGCTACCATTGCGCAAGTTCTCAAAGGGGATGATCCAGCGCATCGGGCTGGCTCAGGCCATGATCAACGATCCCGAGGCCGTATTCCTCGACGAGCCCATGTCCGGGCTCGATCCGCTGGGCCGGAGAGAGGTCCGTCGGGCGATACTGGGCCTGAAAGGAAATGGAGTCACTGTTTTCTTCAGCTCGCACATCCTGCCCGATGTCGAAGCATTGTGCGACCGGGTGGCGATCCTGAACCGGGGGCGCCTGCAACAGGTGGGAGCGTTGCACGACATCCTCAAGGTCAGAATCGAAGCGCATGAGATCGTGCTGGCCGGCATCAGCACCGAGACTTCCGCGGGTCTGAAGCCCATGTGCGAGGAGATGATCCCCATGGGCGAGCGCATCCAACTCCGCGCAGCCAGCCCGCAGCAGGTGGAATCGATCATCTCCTATGCGCTTGCGCACGGCGCGGGTCTGGTGTCCGTGAATCCGATACGGCCCTCGCTCGAAGACCACTTTTTTACACAAGTGACCGGTGACCGGGATAATTGA
- a CDS encoding hydantoinase/oxoprolinase family protein, with product MLKIGIDTGGTFTDFIVLDGKRVRTLKLLSTPSNPALAIFQGLQELLDNRECDIRHGSTVATNALLERKGAVTALITTAGFEDVLEIGRQNRPKIYSLYPSRPDPLVPGRRRFGVMERILHDASVLVPLHPGELRSLVDKLRRAKVQSVAVCLLFSFANSAHEKQIGNALRNLKIPISLSHIILPEYREYERTSTTVVNAYLAPVMGRYLGDLEERLRARRRRKTASLRIMQSNGGTVSARGAIREPVRTILSGPAGGVVGAWEVARQAGFPDILSFDMGGTSTDVSLCEGEIRITSESVIANCPIGVPVIDIHTVGAGGGSIARVDEGGALRVGPESAGADPGPICYGKGERITVTDANLYLGKLDTGYPLGGRLHIDDQRIEPAFRALARKMGAASPAAAAQGVVDVANANMEAALRVISVERGYDPRDFTLVTFGGAGGLHAVQLAASLSIPRVLIPENPGLLSALGVLLSDSVQDFSRTVMLASEEAGIAALEERYRELERKALASMMAEGFPAQRIRLERWIDMRYHGQSYELSFPYSRRFAGEFHRRHEQRYGYADPSRESEIVTMRVRVRGLSDKPRMPKDRRGPPDPKRALIKEKDVRFEGKSKRTRIYERALLRAGHRITGPALIFEYSATAAIPPGYLCIVDAYRNLILSHE from the coding sequence ATGCTCAAAATAGGGATCGATACCGGCGGCACTTTCACGGATTTCATTGTTCTCGATGGCAAGCGCGTTCGGACGCTCAAGCTTCTGTCGACGCCGTCCAATCCGGCTCTGGCCATCTTCCAGGGCCTGCAGGAGCTTCTGGACAACCGCGAGTGCGACATCCGACACGGTTCGACCGTGGCTACCAATGCACTGCTGGAACGGAAGGGGGCGGTAACGGCCCTGATCACTACTGCCGGCTTCGAGGATGTCCTCGAAATCGGACGGCAAAATCGTCCGAAGATTTACAGCCTTTACCCATCACGGCCGGACCCGCTGGTGCCCGGGCGCCGGCGGTTCGGCGTGATGGAGCGAATCTTGCACGACGCCAGCGTGCTGGTTCCGTTGCACCCCGGTGAACTCCGCTCCCTGGTCGACAAGCTCCGGCGCGCCAAAGTTCAGTCCGTCGCTGTCTGCCTCCTTTTCTCGTTCGCCAACTCGGCTCACGAAAAACAGATCGGCAACGCGCTGCGAAACTTGAAGATTCCGATCAGCCTGAGCCACATCATACTGCCGGAATACCGGGAATACGAGCGCACTTCGACAACGGTAGTCAATGCCTACCTGGCGCCGGTCATGGGACGCTACCTGGGCGATCTCGAAGAGAGGTTGCGCGCACGGCGCCGGCGCAAAACCGCCAGCCTGCGCATCATGCAGTCCAACGGCGGCACAGTCTCCGCGCGCGGGGCCATTCGCGAGCCGGTGCGGACGATCCTGAGCGGCCCGGCGGGCGGAGTGGTCGGGGCATGGGAGGTCGCACGCCAGGCAGGCTTCCCCGACATCCTGTCCTTCGACATGGGCGGCACCTCGACGGATGTTTCCCTGTGCGAAGGCGAAATCCGCATCACCAGCGAGTCTGTGATCGCAAACTGCCCGATCGGCGTACCGGTCATCGATATCCACACGGTCGGGGCCGGAGGCGGCTCCATTGCGCGCGTCGACGAGGGCGGAGCTCTGCGGGTGGGCCCGGAGAGCGCCGGAGCCGATCCCGGACCGATCTGCTACGGTAAGGGAGAACGCATCACGGTCACCGATGCCAATCTCTATCTGGGCAAGCTCGACACCGGTTACCCCCTGGGAGGCAGGCTGCACATCGACGACCAGCGCATCGAACCGGCATTCCGCGCTCTCGCGCGCAAGATGGGCGCCGCAAGCCCGGCTGCTGCGGCCCAAGGTGTGGTCGATGTGGCCAATGCAAACATGGAGGCCGCGTTGCGAGTAATTTCGGTCGAACGAGGTTACGATCCGCGGGATTTCACGCTGGTGACATTCGGCGGAGCCGGCGGTCTGCATGCCGTCCAGCTTGCGGCCAGCCTGTCGATACCACGGGTCCTCATCCCCGAAAATCCCGGCCTCCTGTCCGCGCTGGGCGTCCTGCTGTCCGACAGCGTTCAGGATTTCTCCCGCACCGTGATGCTGGCGAGCGAGGAGGCCGGCATTGCCGCGCTGGAGGAGCGCTACCGGGAACTCGAGCGCAAAGCACTGGCGTCGATGATGGCCGAAGGCTTCCCGGCACAGCGAATCCGACTCGAGCGCTGGATCGATATGCGGTATCACGGCCAGAGCTACGAGCTGAGCTTCCCCTATTCCCGGCGCTTCGCCGGTGAGTTTCACCGGCGCCACGAGCAGCGCTACGGCTATGCCGATCCGTCGCGCGAGTCGGAGATTGTAACCATGCGCGTCCGTGTCCGGGGTTTATCCGACAAACCGCGCATGCCGAAGGATCGCCGGGGCCCGCCCGACCCGAAGCGCGCGCTGATCAAGGAAAAAGACGTCCGTTTCGAGGGAAAGTCCAAACGCACTCGGATCTATGAGCGCGCCCTGCTGCGTGCCGGCCACCGCATTACCGGGCCCGCACTCATCTTCGAGTACAGCGCCACTGCCGCAATTCCGCCGGGCTATCTATGCATAGTGGATGCTTACCGCAACCTCATCTTGAGTCATGAGTAA